Proteins encoded by one window of Chondromyces crocatus:
- a CDS encoding DUF3341 domain-containing protein, giving the protein MKPALLAEFETPEALLSAIEALHARGYRKLDAFTPYPVHGLEKALRLPRSKLPWMVLPFALTGGGGCYSLQLYLNGIDYPINVGGRPPHSAPAFIPITFEMLVLSAALAGLILFLVLCRLPELHHPIFEVEGFDRASQDRFWLAIDERDAKLVRGHTEPELQGLGASRVAWTSNPPRPPSEATAGGGAP; this is encoded by the coding sequence ATGAAGCCCGCACTCCTCGCCGAGTTCGAGACGCCAGAGGCGCTGCTCTCGGCCATCGAGGCGCTCCACGCGCGCGGCTACCGCAAGCTCGACGCGTTCACGCCGTACCCGGTGCACGGCCTGGAGAAGGCGCTGCGGCTGCCACGCTCGAAGTTGCCCTGGATGGTGCTCCCGTTCGCGCTCACGGGCGGAGGGGGCTGCTACTCGCTCCAGCTCTACCTCAACGGCATCGACTACCCGATCAACGTCGGCGGTCGGCCGCCACACTCCGCGCCGGCGTTCATTCCGATCACCTTCGAGATGCTGGTGCTTTCGGCCGCGCTGGCGGGACTCATCCTCTTCCTCGTGCTCTGCCGGTTGCCGGAGCTTCATCACCCGATCTTCGAGGTCGAGGGCTTCGACCGCGCGAGCCAGGATCGGTTCTGGCTGGCCATCGACGAGCGGGATGCAAAGCTCGTCCGCGGGCACACCGAGCCGGAGCTCCAGGGGCTCGGGGCGAGCCGGGTGGCCTGGACCAGCAACCCGCCGCGGCCTCCCTCGGAAGCGACCGCTGGTGGAGGCGCGCCATGA
- a CDS encoding c-type cytochrome, producing the protein MKRHALATSARFASLLLAGIALASCALQDAPALEGEGDVSGTPALIEIDLERMIYQQRYDPWEAASIFPDGKVMRHPPEGTVPRDRITFAPQVTDGVDDEGAYVDRVPYRLDRRALQRGQNRYDIFCAPCHGVAGDGVAQVAVAMSLRKPPTLVDAPIAAYPAGRLYQAIDVGYGLMRSYAADLTVEDRWAVVAYVQALQRARSTALDALPPAVRARALSELP; encoded by the coding sequence ATGAAGCGACACGCCCTGGCCACCTCGGCACGCTTTGCCTCGCTGCTGCTCGCAGGAATCGCGCTCGCCTCCTGCGCACTCCAGGACGCCCCCGCCCTCGAAGGCGAGGGCGACGTGAGCGGGACGCCGGCCCTGATCGAGATCGATCTGGAGCGGATGATCTACCAGCAGCGCTACGACCCGTGGGAGGCGGCCTCCATCTTCCCGGACGGGAAGGTGATGCGACACCCGCCCGAAGGCACGGTGCCTCGTGATCGGATCACCTTCGCCCCGCAGGTCACCGACGGGGTGGACGACGAGGGCGCCTACGTGGACCGGGTGCCGTACCGCCTCGATCGACGCGCCCTCCAGCGAGGCCAGAATCGCTACGACATCTTCTGCGCGCCTTGCCATGGCGTGGCTGGAGACGGCGTCGCCCAGGTGGCGGTGGCGATGAGCTTGCGCAAGCCGCCCACCCTGGTCGACGCGCCGATCGCTGCGTATCCGGCAGGGCGGCTCTATCAGGCGATCGACGTCGGATACGGACTGATGCGCTCGTACGCGGCCGATCTGACCGTGGAGGATCGGTGGGCGGTGGTCGCCTACGTGCAAGCGTTGCAGCGCGCGCGAAGCACCGCGCTCGACGCTCTCCCCCCTGCCGTGCGCGCACGCGCCCTCTCGGAGCTGCCATGA
- a CDS encoding SCO family protein has protein sequence MSRLMLLALLLALGAMTCPALAGPGAPAAAPPPGGPTVLPVAAQGADLDERLGQQVRTNLVFTDMLGRTTRLGDHLSDGRPLVLVLAYYRCPALCSMVLRGLVDGLQRLSFRPGEDYRLLTVSFDPRDQPTSAAKKRDGVVAELARGRGAATVPPDTWPFLVGEESEVRALASDLGFQFAYDPATDQYAHPAAVFVLTPEGKISRYLYGADYPARDLRLALLEASEGRVGSIVDRVIMTCYRYDPATRRYGPYITGFFRLGSVGILLSVGGLLVTLWRRERQVRRGPPREGAGHE, from the coding sequence ATGAGCCGGCTCATGCTGCTCGCACTCTTGCTCGCGCTGGGTGCCATGACGTGCCCTGCCCTCGCCGGGCCTGGTGCTCCAGCTGCAGCGCCTCCGCCGGGTGGGCCTACGGTGCTCCCGGTCGCGGCACAGGGTGCCGATCTGGACGAGAGGCTCGGCCAGCAGGTCCGGACCAATCTCGTGTTCACCGACATGCTCGGCCGGACCACGCGGCTCGGGGACCATCTGAGCGATGGGCGCCCTCTGGTGCTCGTCCTCGCGTACTACCGCTGCCCGGCGCTGTGCAGCATGGTCCTGCGCGGCCTGGTCGATGGCCTCCAGCGGCTCTCCTTCCGCCCGGGCGAGGACTATCGTCTGCTCACGGTCAGCTTCGATCCGCGCGATCAGCCGACGTCTGCCGCGAAGAAGCGGGACGGCGTCGTCGCAGAGCTCGCGCGCGGACGGGGTGCGGCGACCGTTCCGCCCGACACCTGGCCTTTCCTCGTTGGCGAGGAGTCGGAGGTCCGCGCGCTCGCCTCGGATCTCGGGTTCCAGTTCGCCTACGACCCCGCGACGGACCAGTACGCGCACCCAGCGGCAGTCTTCGTGCTGACGCCCGAGGGAAAGATCTCTCGCTACCTCTACGGCGCGGATTACCCGGCCCGGGATCTCCGGCTCGCGCTGCTCGAAGCGAGCGAGGGGCGGGTGGGCAGCATCGTCGATCGGGTGATCATGACCTGCTATCGCTACGACCCGGCGACCCGACGCTATGGGCCGTACATCACGGGGTTCTTCCGGCTCGGGAGCGTGGGCATCCTGCTCAGTGTCGGCGGGCTGCTCGTCACGCTGTGGCGCCGTGAGCGGCAGGTGCGCCGCGGTCCACCGCGAGAGGGAGCGGGCCATGAATGA
- the coxB gene encoding cytochrome c oxidase subunit II, whose product MNEFLRRLLFLPPQRSTIAAEIDHLHYLVITITMIGATLVAAIGGYFLIRYRRRKDPDGRPNATSGTRSALKAEAAVLVVLGALFLWLWWIGYRQYMRLAIPPEESLDVYVTGKKWMWKFAYPHGAASVSEMYVPAGRPVRLIMTSRDVIHSFFVPDFRIKQDVVPGRYTTAWFEAVQPGTYEILCTEYCGTEHSYMRGHVVALGPEDYARWLKSDDALQPREPRAALDERIERGGPPLPVQMQLGETTMARRGERAAAEHGCLRCHTLDGSRHIGPTFGGLYGQKVPLEGGGEALVDEAFITASIMDPAAVIHRGFAPVMPSYLGRLEPAEVAGIVELIRSLRLVRPAPGALEEGIRSFETLEEQAR is encoded by the coding sequence ATGAATGAGTTCTTGCGCCGGCTGCTGTTCCTCCCCCCGCAGCGCTCGACGATAGCGGCAGAGATTGATCACCTCCATTACCTCGTCATCACCATCACGATGATCGGCGCCACGCTCGTGGCGGCCATCGGGGGCTATTTCCTCATCCGTTATCGGCGCCGGAAGGATCCGGATGGCCGGCCCAATGCAACATCGGGAACTCGATCTGCGCTGAAGGCCGAGGCCGCCGTGCTGGTCGTGCTGGGCGCGCTCTTTCTCTGGCTCTGGTGGATCGGCTACCGCCAGTACATGCGCCTCGCGATTCCCCCGGAGGAGTCGCTCGACGTCTACGTGACGGGCAAGAAGTGGATGTGGAAGTTCGCGTATCCGCATGGCGCCGCGTCCGTGAGCGAGATGTACGTGCCAGCGGGGCGCCCGGTGCGGCTCATCATGACGTCGCGGGACGTCATCCACAGCTTCTTCGTCCCCGACTTCCGCATCAAGCAGGACGTCGTGCCGGGCCGCTACACGACCGCCTGGTTCGAGGCGGTGCAGCCGGGGACCTACGAGATCCTCTGCACCGAGTACTGCGGGACGGAGCACTCGTACATGCGGGGCCACGTCGTGGCGCTGGGCCCGGAGGACTACGCGCGGTGGCTGAAGAGCGACGATGCCCTCCAGCCGAGGGAACCGAGGGCGGCGCTGGACGAGCGGATCGAGCGCGGGGGGCCGCCGCTTCCCGTCCAGATGCAGCTCGGGGAGACGACGATGGCGCGTCGGGGGGAGCGCGCTGCCGCGGAGCATGGCTGCCTTCGCTGCCACACGCTCGACGGGAGCCGGCACATCGGCCCCACCTTCGGGGGGCTGTATGGCCAGAAGGTCCCCCTCGAAGGGGGCGGTGAGGCGCTGGTGGACGAGGCCTTCATCACGGCCTCCATCATGGATCCGGCGGCCGTGATCCACCGCGGCTTCGCGCCGGTCATGCCGTCGTACCTGGGTCGCCTCGAGCCCGCGGAGGTGGCGGGCATCGTGGAACTCATCCGCTCCCTGCGCCTCGTCCGGCCAGCGCCCGGCGCGCTGGAGGAGGGCATCCGGAGCTTCGAGACACTGGAGGAGCAGGCACGATGA
- a CDS encoding cytochrome c oxidase subunit I: MSDAQAQDEHAPEAGHEADYLRADGGLRGWLLTIDHKRIGIMFYGLVLLFLLLGGLFAMILRAELITPEPTLIQADTYNRMFTLHGVIMVWLFMIPSIPNVFGNFLLPLMLGAKDLAFPRLNLASLYVFALGALVTLGGAVAGGADTGWTFYAPYSTTTPTAVVPIVTGIFILGVSSIMTGLNFIVTTHTMRAEGMTWTRVPLFVWAIYATSVIILFATPVLGMSITLVGIDHIYHFGIFDPALGGDPVLFQHIFWFYSHPAVYIMILPAMGVISEVVSTFCQKPPASYMAIFISSLGIAFVGFFTWGHHMFVAGMSTFDAGVFGALSMFVAIFSAIKVFTWVATMYRGSIRFSTPMLYFLFFLFLFVFGGMTGVAVATQSLDVHWHDTYFVVAHFHFIMVGATLTGFLAAAHYWFPKMFGRMYSERMGLLTSAAVFAGFFLTFFPQFLLGNAGMPRRYYAYPERFQWLNALSSGGSFLLGGALLLTLVNLLVALRWGRKATPNPWDSRGFEWETATMPIKHNFAVPPRIQRGPYDYHLTEEEAHARVSPG; this comes from the coding sequence ATGAGCGACGCGCAGGCGCAGGACGAGCACGCGCCCGAGGCGGGGCACGAGGCCGACTACCTGCGCGCCGACGGCGGGCTGCGCGGGTGGCTCTTGACCATCGATCACAAACGCATCGGCATCATGTTCTACGGCCTGGTGCTGCTGTTTTTGCTGCTCGGCGGGCTGTTCGCGATGATCTTGCGCGCCGAGCTGATCACGCCGGAACCCACCCTCATCCAGGCCGACACGTACAACCGCATGTTCACGCTGCACGGCGTGATCATGGTGTGGCTCTTCATGATCCCGTCGATCCCCAACGTGTTCGGCAATTTCCTCTTGCCGCTCATGCTGGGAGCGAAGGACCTGGCGTTCCCGCGCCTGAACCTGGCGAGCCTCTACGTCTTCGCGCTGGGGGCTCTCGTGACCCTGGGGGGCGCGGTGGCCGGCGGCGCCGACACGGGGTGGACCTTCTACGCGCCGTACAGCACCACCACGCCCACGGCCGTCGTCCCGATCGTGACCGGGATCTTCATCCTCGGCGTGTCCTCGATCATGACGGGCCTCAACTTCATCGTGACCACACACACGATGCGGGCCGAGGGCATGACGTGGACGCGGGTGCCCCTGTTCGTGTGGGCCATCTACGCCACGAGCGTCATCATCCTCTTCGCCACGCCCGTCCTCGGGATGTCGATCACCCTGGTCGGCATCGATCACATCTATCACTTCGGGATCTTCGACCCGGCGCTCGGTGGCGATCCCGTCCTCTTCCAGCACATCTTCTGGTTCTATTCGCACCCGGCGGTCTACATCATGATCCTGCCTGCCATGGGCGTGATCAGCGAGGTGGTGTCGACCTTCTGCCAGAAGCCGCCGGCCTCCTACATGGCCATCTTCATCTCCTCGCTGGGCATTGCGTTCGTCGGGTTCTTCACCTGGGGCCACCACATGTTCGTGGCCGGAATGAGCACGTTCGACGCCGGCGTCTTCGGCGCGCTGTCGATGTTCGTGGCCATCTTCTCGGCGATCAAGGTGTTCACCTGGGTGGCCACGATGTACCGCGGCTCCATCCGGTTCAGCACCCCGATGCTCTATTTCCTCTTCTTTCTCTTCCTGTTCGTGTTCGGGGGAATGACCGGGGTGGCGGTTGCGACGCAATCGCTCGACGTGCACTGGCACGACACGTACTTCGTCGTCGCGCATTTCCACTTCATCATGGTCGGCGCCACGCTGACGGGGTTCCTCGCAGCGGCCCATTACTGGTTCCCCAAGATGTTCGGGCGCATGTACTCCGAGCGCATGGGCCTGCTCACGTCGGCGGCCGTCTTCGCGGGCTTCTTCCTCACGTTCTTCCCCCAGTTCTTGCTGGGAAATGCGGGGATGCCGCGCCGTTACTATGCGTATCCCGAGCGCTTCCAGTGGCTGAATGCCCTTTCCAGCGGAGGCTCGTTCCTGCTCGGAGGCGCGCTCCTGCTCACGCTGGTGAATCTCCTCGTCGCCCTCCGCTGGGGCCGAAAGGCAACGCCCAATCCGTGGGATTCACGGGGCTTCGAGTGGGAGACGGCGACGATGCCCATCAAGCACAACTTCGCCGTGCCGCCACGAATCCAGCGTGGTCCGTACGATTATCACCTGACCGAGGAGGAGGCCCATGCCCGCGTCTCGCCTGGCTGA
- a CDS encoding cytochrome c oxidase subunit 3, whose product MPASRLAEHFEDLEKQTHAARLGMWIFLGSETLLFGALFGLYGAYRAMYPEAFAAAAAHNSIWIGSINTVVLITSSLTVALAVVAVRANLGRRAGVLLLVSLLFGVTFLVLKGMEYADHIHHGILPGSAYHFHELPSAGANRFFSLYYLLTGLHALHVIAGMIFLGAVSVGCFRGRYDNRYHTPVELGGLYWHLIDIIWIFLWPLLYLTRP is encoded by the coding sequence ATGCCCGCGTCTCGCCTGGCTGAGCACTTCGAGGATCTGGAAAAGCAGACCCACGCAGCCCGCCTGGGGATGTGGATCTTCCTCGGGAGCGAGACGCTCCTGTTCGGGGCGCTGTTCGGGCTCTACGGGGCCTACCGCGCGATGTACCCGGAAGCGTTCGCCGCCGCCGCGGCGCACAACTCCATCTGGATCGGGTCGATCAACACCGTGGTGCTGATCACCAGCAGCCTCACCGTCGCCCTCGCGGTGGTCGCCGTCCGTGCCAACCTCGGGCGACGCGCGGGCGTGTTGCTGCTGGTGAGCTTGCTCTTCGGCGTGACCTTCCTCGTCCTCAAGGGGATGGAGTACGCGGACCACATCCACCACGGCATCTTGCCGGGCAGCGCGTACCACTTTCACGAACTCCCCTCGGCCGGGGCGAACCGGTTCTTCTCCCTGTATTACCTGCTGACCGGGCTGCACGCGCTGCACGTGATCGCCGGGATGATCTTCCTGGGCGCCGTGTCGGTGGGCTGCTTCCGCGGTCGCTACGACAACCGTTACCACACGCCCGTCGAACTCGGCGGGCTCTACTGGCACCTGATCGACATCATCTGGATCTTCCTGTGGCCGCTCCTCTACCTCACCCGCCCCTGA
- a CDS encoding cytochrome C oxidase subunit IV family protein: protein MEHKHGTTRHYLIVYVALLALTALSFGLTFLHLGTTETVLALVIALIKSTLVVLFFMHLLEQRTVSALVLGTTLFFIALLTALMAADVVTRVNMTPAPFSITERADAER from the coding sequence ATGGAACACAAGCACGGCACCACGCGGCATTACCTGATCGTCTACGTGGCGCTCCTCGCGCTGACCGCGCTGTCGTTCGGGCTGACCTTTCTGCACCTCGGCACCACGGAGACGGTCCTCGCCCTCGTCATCGCGCTGATCAAGAGCACCCTGGTCGTGCTGTTCTTCATGCACCTGCTCGAGCAGCGTACGGTCAGTGCCCTGGTGCTGGGCACGACCCTGTTCTTCATCGCGCTGCTCACGGCCCTCATGGCCGCCGACGTGGTCACGCGCGTCAACATGACACCTGCCCCATTCAGCATCACCGAACGAGCCGACGCGGAGCGTTGA
- a CDS encoding FAD-dependent oxidoreductase, which produces MSGARAVVVGGGMAGLCAARALTVAFDEVILLERDAYPDGDAPRPGVPQARHAHALLERGWIELERLFPGFQARLLAAGGQEVDSGMDLATLRPAGWQRRAPGQRLWLMSRDGLERIVRDFVRQSPVILRERVRATSLLTSPSSRAGGRVQVTGVRLRSREGGAATELPADLVVDASGRNSRAITWLTELGVRAPEVETVDSFAGYSSRWYRRPAPARWPSSYWWKGAWVDPRPPGQRRGGVLFPIEGDRWIATLYGYSRGYPPMDEVGFLQAAAELRSPVIATSLAHAEPLGPVHAHRGLLNRFHHYERMPDTVDGFTAIGDSVCVFNPIYGQGMSVLALCAVQLRDVASRLGPRDPALGRTFFAEQARLFQAPWELATGADFRFPATEGARPRGIALANAYTDALFAAALHDPVLLADAGRVFSLMQPSTTLLKPSRIARVVAGSVLTRLRGGHASVRYGMPPPA; this is translated from the coding sequence ATGTCGGGCGCACGCGCGGTGGTCGTCGGCGGTGGCATGGCGGGGCTCTGTGCAGCCCGAGCGCTCACCGTCGCGTTCGACGAGGTCATCCTGCTGGAACGCGACGCGTACCCGGACGGGGATGCGCCCCGGCCCGGCGTACCCCAGGCCAGGCACGCCCACGCGCTGCTCGAACGGGGGTGGATCGAGCTGGAGCGTTTGTTCCCGGGTTTCCAGGCGAGGCTGCTCGCCGCCGGCGGGCAAGAGGTGGACTCGGGCATGGACCTGGCCACGCTGCGGCCCGCCGGCTGGCAACGGCGCGCTCCCGGGCAGCGGCTGTGGCTGATGTCGCGCGACGGGCTCGAGCGCATCGTCCGGGACTTCGTCCGGCAGAGCCCCGTGATCCTGCGCGAGCGTGTGAGGGCGACGTCGCTGCTCACCTCGCCCTCGTCGCGCGCGGGGGGCCGCGTGCAGGTCACGGGCGTGCGGCTCCGCAGCCGTGAGGGAGGGGCCGCGACGGAGCTCCCGGCCGACCTCGTCGTCGACGCGAGCGGGCGGAACTCGCGCGCGATCACCTGGCTCACGGAGCTGGGGGTGCGGGCGCCCGAGGTGGAGACCGTCGACAGCTTCGCCGGCTACAGCTCACGCTGGTACCGGCGGCCCGCGCCAGCACGCTGGCCGTCGTCCTACTGGTGGAAAGGCGCCTGGGTCGATCCCAGACCCCCCGGGCAACGCCGGGGCGGGGTGCTGTTTCCCATCGAAGGGGACCGCTGGATCGCCACCTTGTACGGCTACTCGCGGGGCTACCCACCGATGGACGAGGTGGGCTTCTTGCAGGCCGCGGCAGAGCTGCGCTCCCCCGTCATCGCCACCTCTCTCGCCCACGCGGAGCCACTCGGGCCGGTGCACGCGCACCGCGGCTTGCTCAACCGATTCCATCATTACGAGCGGATGCCCGACACGGTGGACGGGTTCACCGCAATCGGGGACAGCGTGTGCGTCTTCAACCCCATCTACGGCCAGGGCATGTCGGTCCTGGCGCTCTGCGCCGTCCAGCTCCGTGACGTCGCGTCCCGCCTGGGACCACGGGATCCAGCGCTCGGGCGGACGTTCTTCGCCGAGCAAGCGCGCTTGTTCCAGGCGCCCTGGGAGCTCGCGACGGGCGCCGATTTTCGCTTCCCCGCCACCGAGGGCGCTCGCCCCCGCGGCATCGCGCTGGCCAACGCGTACACCGACGCGCTGTTCGCCGCCGCGCTGCACGACCCCGTGCTCCTCGCCGACGCTGGTCGCGTGTTCTCGCTGATGCAACCGAGCACCACACTGCTCAAACCGTCGAGGATCGCGCGGGTGGTCGCAGGTTCCGTGCTGACGCGCCTCCGTGGCGGACACGCGAGCGTGCGGTATGGAATGCCTCCGCCCGCCTGA